The Ooceraea biroi isolate clonal line C1 chromosome 3, Obir_v5.4, whole genome shotgun sequence genome contains the following window.
GAAATTCAACTCTTTAGAGCCGTAATGTACCGGCATCTGCCTGCCCTTTCCGTCGTCGTGGCAGTTGCCGTAACACTGGTCCATAAACTTTTCTAACGGGTATCCACGATGCAGCAATACTCCTGTTACATCCAACATCATTTACGTTAGGTGTACAGAGGAATAATGATATTGATTTCGTACCGGCTTCGCGATATTGCGCGTAAATCATGTCCTTAAGAGTTAGAGCGGCAGTGGAACCGATCTGCACAGCCTCCTCGCCGGTGTTCGTCATGTAGAATGAAATGCGGCCTTGTCTCTGCGACTCGTACAGTATCTTGTCCATTAAGCTCAAAGTCACCATGCTGCGGTACATTTTCAACAGGTGCGCATCATCTAGCTTCTCAATGCAAGAggatatcatatttattttcttttactctAACGCCCTCCAATTCTTACTTCAATCTAGAACGCCAATGATTAGTACGTGATAATAGCAcacgcaaatttatttttcacattcacaaaatttatctttttactcGTGACGGAAATGAGTTGACGAGTAAAGCATTAGGTGAAAGCATTAGAAAGCTTTGTAGGACTAAGATCTCTATTCTGTAATCTCAACAACGCCgttgttaaacaattattagtAATGAATAGGTTTTTCctgattattttcttttaaaaacaaaataattgttgcaaaatttattacattctaCATGTTTATAGTAAACTTGTTTGTGCAttgatattaaagaaattattttaaaaataacattaaataatgatCAAGTCAAGATTCTTTATGATTCTTAAtctaaatagaataaattatactAGACTATAAATTGGAATCATGCATAATGTATTTTTGGTAATCAAACCTTTTCGCCTTCAGGTAGTTTAGCATTTCCCAACGGTTCCATAATCCTATATATCGGAATAGTTTTATAGCTGTTGCGAAACTGGATGGTATTGGTGAAAGGACTATTAATGCCCAAGAATTGAGGCTCCTTCGTCTCACTACTGTACTGTTTTacctaaaataataataaaataacggtataagaagaaaatataaaaatataaaataaataatataaaatataaaaaaagaaaatataacaacTAAAAAAATGCAGTATATTGACATACTCGATCATTTTTAGCTTacaatattaatgaataattacgtAACATAGTTATGTTATGCCAAATGCAGGACGTGTGTATGATAATTttagtataatattacaaaatgtaaCGAAGTAAACGATAAACAAGCTATTGTATTTACGTATGTCATGTGAATACCTGGAGTAGAACGCGTTGAACACGCGGGAGTTTTTGCAATAAACTTTTGAGAATCATCTTCAATTAAAAACAAAGGTTCAACAACAAAGAAATTGCACGTCAATCCACGTAACACGTTACACGTAATCTCGATTTACATCAggcttttataattattcaacatGCATGATGAGAACCCACTGATAACCCACTGATAACATACGTCAGCATGTACACGCATATCAAATGCGCGTGCTCACTGAGCACGTGTATTTATACGTGTATCTGCACGTTAAAGTTCCACTTTCTACGCTTTCAAGTTTCCATCTTTGTTCCTCTTTCACTTTCATACGTAAGTGTAGTCCACTTAGCGCTACAAGCGCTTCAAAAGATTATCTTCCCCTCTTTTtacttgaaaaaagaaaaaggataaaaatataCTCCGAAgcaattgaattattaattagatcGCAGCCTTTTTCGTATGTGTAAGGCCGGGTCTACAATAGATGTAGTAAGCCTGTAGCCTTCTGCTCTAAGCAGTATGACGTAATTTCCGGCCAAAAATGTTTCACGTTACTTTTATaatagtaatttttttatcgcacGTAATATTTTCATACGTAGACGCAGCAGGCGAAAATGTCGGACGCAGAGTTTGAAAATTCCGTGTTGGCCAATCTAAGGAGAGCAGAGGAATGCAAACGGCTCATACAGGAATTGGAGGCGCaggaagaaatttaatttcgtccTTAGATCTACAATTGCTCGTGTACTTATAGtttctattatattctattatatataatgtatatttacaataaaaaaatctatttattattaatgtttaattttacttaacTCGTCGGCCGTAAAGCGCAACACTGTTGAAATGGCATTTAACATATGCCGTTTACTAGACGCGTCGTTTGTCGTTAAGTAATTTATGAATACATTCTTCAGGTATTCCAAATTGGCACCTTCTCTCGACTTACACGCTTCCAacctgtaataataaaatgttttttgtaATTCTAATATCTCTGCGGCATCACTTGCACTCGTATTGATATCGATCATTACCTGGTGATATGTGCCTTCAACATTTTAGTCTCCTCTTGTTGCTGCTCCTTCACGTGGAGCATCTCTCTCAGTTGCTCCCTCAACGTCGCTTCCAATTCCAGAATCTTTTTCCTCGACGATGACATTTGCACCTCCTTCCTCGCCAGTTCCTGGGTGTAATGCAGTATCGGAGGACTGTCGTTCGTCAATAATCCTGTTACCAAATCGGTAATCGGCTCGACTGTATTCTCGTATCTTAAATGCGTCTTATTTTCTATCGCAGCGGCAGTCTCCTTGTTCGGTAGCAGCGCACGAAATGATGTTTTCAAAGTCAATATCTCTTTATCCTTTTCCTCCACGAGAGCCATGGATCTCTCTCGTTGACGCAGCAATTGTTGTTCCAGCAGAGATATCCTGTTACGGAATTCATTGTCCTTTTGATGTAACGTGTGCTCCAGCTTCATACGTTCCTCTTGATGTAACTGAGAAGCATGGTTTCATtgttaatgaaaaattgcagattttatttgttacgAAGATGAAAGTACCTTCTGTTGATGCTCCAATTGCTCTTGCAAAGCTCTCTCTTTATTTAGCATTTCGTTGTTGATCATGCGTATCCTTTCCTCCAAGTTACTGTTATGAACCTTGAGAAGATTTAGTTGGGTTTTATCGTGATCCTTATCGTGCGTAATAGACAGATTTTGTCTTTGTTGCTGAACACCACGAAACAGATTAGACGATGTGTTATACTTGCACATCATCTGGTGCTTGTAATCTTCAAATTCTTGCAGAAGCATGTCATATTTTTCCTTATAATCGGTATACTCGTCTCGCAGATCCAAGCTACTCAACAACGCTACAAATGACGTACATAATTGAATTACTTGTTCAAATTCTTATTCCACTTTGCGTTTCACTATCGATATGTTGATTACTTACATTTTACGTAAACCGAGTCCTTCTTCTTGTTATCGAGATCGAGTAGGCGAGTA
Protein-coding sequences here:
- the LOC105277092 gene encoding GRIP and coiled-coil domain-containing protein 1 isoform X1, translating into MAADEKKQNKLGKLKEQTQQDEKDMEPDTKNIENTDKPKVEKVSIPKDDASDNQQSQESQTDPEDTETVEQLKNQLGMLMNQLATLSAEKSKMEANFQIDKKQLRSERDECEKVIKDLKDRLKKAQNVNHSEIEHVKCKLIMERHEREKEHADFVRKTKELQKLLQDEQRNKEQLEGQLKTHLANKTQCKILEAELEITKSKLKQAEEAAKETPPLLLSLQAEMAVMKKQHLNAIREEQKRVAAAEQQARGLAMIHEARVAGLEARLAELSEIVGGYDRLRQQDQVAIQKLKDQLAGLQDIEHETIMSNNQPEEIISKIKGLYTRLLDLDNKKKDSVYVKSLLSSLDLRDEYTDYKEKYDMLLQEFEDYKHQMMCKYNTSSNLFRGVQQQRQNLSITHDKDHDKTQLNLLKVHNSNLEERIRMINNEMLNKERALQEQLEHQQKLHQEERMKLEHTLHQKDNEFRNRISLLEQQLLRQRERSMALVEEKDKEILTLKTSFRALLPNKETAAAIENKTHLRYENTVEPITDLVTGLLTNDSPPILHYTQELARKEVQMSSSRKKILELEATLREQLREMLHVKEQQQEETKMLKAHITRLEACKSREGANLEYLKNVFINYLTTNDASSKRHMLNAISTVLRFTADELSKIKH